Within the Medicago truncatula cultivar Jemalong A17 chromosome 4, MtrunA17r5.0-ANR, whole genome shotgun sequence genome, the region AAATGACCTCTTTTGAGAAAGTAGATTAAATCTGGTTCATGATATTGTATAGAGTGAGTAATAATAACTAGTGGTTAAGACTTTGCTGGTTTGTGTTTTTGTCAAGTCATTTtcatctctctcttcttttaaaCCAATTTCTATCTTTTATCATCTTGCCTTGCAGTGTCAGTAAAAAGTGATGCGCACTGAGAACATTGTTTGTGTTGTGATGAATGAGAGTactaaatatttaaattcatcTATGTCAGTTTCTCAGCTTTTTTTTCTGTTACAATATATGCCACAAACACAAGTAGTGGACACAACCCCCTTAAAAGTAGACTCTCTCTCAGAATGAATGTGAAAAGATTGTTACACTCACTTCCTTCTCACTCCTGCTACATTATTTATCATCTTCCTGCCAACCATATAcacattttgtttctttcttactTCCATTTATTTTCTCATCAACTCAATGTTTTTGCTTTGGAAGTTCCTATGTAATTAGTAAATTATATAGTTGTAACCTAAGTTTTAAGATATTTCAGCCTTTGGCAATGTTTGAAGAATGTCTGTTTTGGTGTATGAATTTTCTTTTGTGTGTTCTGTCTATATACGATGCCCTTTGCTTTGTAGTTTTTATGCCGATCTTTGTTCGTCTTGTGCAGAGACTTGGTTAGTAATAAACTTTGTTCGTCTTGTGCATAGACCTAGTTAGTGAAATTAATTGTAAATGGTGAatgatattatatatttgttttgaaattggAAATGGATTGGCAGGTTAATGTTCCATACAGCAGTTTGTTAACCATAGTAACAGTTAGATGTGGACATTGTGCTAATTTGCTATCAGTTAACATGGTAGCACCATTACTTCAGCCATTTCCTCCTCCTCAACTCCCTCAGGTATGTTTCATACTCATTTTATTTGGTAGCCCTCAAGTTAGGTGGAGTTAATATCAGTGTTGTTACTGTTTTCTTTCGGGTATTTTGCCTATATACGACGTCTTTTATTTGTAGTTTATAATTGTTGATCCCTGTTCATGTTGTGCAGGAACttgattattaataaattttgccgttaaaaaaaaaactgaatgatttttcattttcaagttttctattcttattgtttttttttttcaaaaaataatcatgCGGAAGATATTTTGTTAAGGAGTGTCCTAAAGACATTGTCCATGAATTCCAAAATTTGTGGTTattaatataaaagtttattatatttcttttcaaCGTATTAAATACACATTCTTAAAATCTCTCTGAACATAGATCAGTTCACAAGTAAGTTGCGGTACATacaattgatttgtttttaattagCACAAAtgagatttatataaataaaaggatAGAGTATAAGAGATACTCTAACTCAATACAAAGAGGGAGCACACCATGTTACATGAACATGACAAAATAAGTTCAACTATAGTATAGTACTTCCTTCGTcttaaattataagaaaaaaaaaatcatttcatatttattaagaaaactaaaatatgatAATTTGGAGTATAATTTCTGGTGTTCTTCTTGGAATTAGTTTTatgggaagatgtaaaaacaattttcattggttattTGTTATGGAGAAAATGAGAGGGAGAACAAATtaaatgcaatttgcatttagtTTCACTTTGgaaaagatgatattttttaaaataaaaaagtttgtcttttttgtttataatttggaacaaataaaatgaaattttttgcttataatttggaacaaatgaAGTATACATAGTTGAGATCAAcgatcatttcataatatagtTTTCCTTGAATATTAGAACCCTCTCCTGTAAGATTATAATGCCAAACTATTACAATTGAACTAACCTCTCATTTGAATTAAAGTTCAACCTTCAAACActgctaaaataaataaattagctaaggaaaatataaaatgatttttggtaaaaCAAAGGggtcacttttattttatgtgtaaGAACCATTGGTTTGTATCTTTAGGTAATCACTTTATGTAGATTTTAGTGCTTCAATAATTGTCTGTGCTAGCTCCTTCAAACATTAtaatgaagatttttttttaatttttggtgaCTTTATagtgaataattttttagtttgagTACCACTTGTGCTCTAATCTATATAGACAAATTCTATGGTCCTGTCTAAAAAAGTACTGGAtcgatcctttttttttataaaataatagaagagtaaaaaaaaaaaaaaattaaaggaaaaccAAGGATAgattacaataataccaaataTCTTTTAGGTCTTTTGAAACcactttaaaatgtttttttttaataatttttttagtattgatACCAAATAGTTAAGGATTAAGCATAAGTTACATtacattcattaaaaaataaatagattaaaatttgtatttaacaccttttttttttttttataaaatttgtatttaacaattaaatactatttttataattttgataaaaatattttgacgaaataaaattattttttgtaattaaatttagtcaaaaagaaatgaaagtaTTTATATTACTAAATGATACCTTAGAAGCTATTTTGACATTGAACCATGGATGGGTATATACTATATAGCACTTTTGTTAGGAGAATGATGTCTATATACTCAATCAAACACATGAATATTAAAGTGATCTCCTTACTTTTTTAGATGGTGAAATAATGCTTCTAGGATTTAGGATTTAGGAACTTATTATCAATTTTGATTAATTACTTTTCTCCTTAATTAATCTATTGCTAATTATAAGCCACAGAAACAGCACATAATTGATGAAGAAGCAAGCAGCAAGGAAATTGgatcatcatcttcaaaatGCAACAAAATAGCATCATTTGAGGCAGTAGAACATCCTAGGATTCCTCCCATTCGTCGTGAGTCACACTCTAATTTTTGTATTAGCTTTTTGGTATCAAAAGTTCAACTTTGTACTATTACTCTAAATTTGAATAAACAAAGTGGCAACTACTAACTAGGCCCCCCTGAATGACACAACAATCACACATTCACATATTAACTAGCTAGcataaaattcttcaaaaaaaaagtaaaaaatactaGCTAGCATAGCATAGCACAGGTTAgttaaattagggttaataggtctttactcctgtaatataggtcattttcgatttttctctgtaaaatatttttttatttatctcctgtaaaaaaaaaattgttttgatttactccCTAATAGGTCAAACATAaaccaatttttctttttttttcaagaaattttcgtttttgttcgGCCTAttaggggtaaatcaaaacaatttttttacagaaggataaatcaaaaaaatataaaaaagatgaCAAGGgataaagacatattaacctttaaattaattaatcaagGTAAGTAATAGCATAGCAAAGAAAAACCTTGTCATGAAAATAGATGCTTAATTTATGAGTCGGTCCATCATTTTTTAGTAgtaacaaatttgaatttgttttatatatattcatataggTTCCCgatttgggaattttttttcttcatcaattTATTTGGCCTGGCCCCTCCAAGATTGTGACGTTACGTAACGAAATTGACCCATCCTTAATTCATTGCTGTCATCCTATGCCCTAGTAGAacacatgcatgcatatatataatataatataaattatatttacttttgAGATTTCATTCACAGTAGCAGAGTTAtggtaattaatatattattggcATTGATAATTGTAAATTATTACTGGTACTTCAGTTAGTGATCGGAGTTTGCTGCTGATGAAGTGAAGTGACATGAACAATAGAGACAAAAAcgttttagaaataaaataactaataaaaCCTAAATAAATGACTCTTGGATAAAATTGGAGCTTCAATAATATGtgaaatgcataaaatataatataatacatGATCCTTAATCTATTAAGTCtatcaaaaaatgaggtatgTTCTTGTGAAAAAATGATatgatcaattaattttttttttgaaagatgataaattaatgtatatgatgaaattaaattttttcttactcaaaaagaaaaaaaaaattacgattttattgattgaattatgttaaattccaatataaatttaatattcaaAACTAATTGATCTCATGATTATTATTACCACAGctatagagaaaagacatcgtGTTCCTTCAGCTTACAACCGGTTCATTAAGTAAGTTATTTTTTCTGAGTATTTACAATTACAATTTCAAATCAGTTCATGCTTAGGTGCAGGATTTAGACTTATGATAACTGAAATATCAACACTACTATTTTTGAGAAAAGTTTAGTactattatcattattatatttacttttaatttgaaaagagGGTGATAATGATTACTCTTGATTaccctacaaaaaataaatttaagcaCATAACATAACCAAAATTTACcaatgtttatatttatttatttatttttggtgatgAATATTTATATCTTAGAGTACTTTTCTTTAGGCTATTGATCGTACCGTTTAAGTAAAGCAAATAAGAAACTTTCCCTATTGCCTTGTTTGTAGGGAGGAAATTCAAAGGATTAAGGCCAGTAATCCAGATATCAGCCACAGGGAGGCTTTCAGCTCAGCAGCCAAAAATGTGAGTATTATatctaatataaaaattatttaaaataaataaataaagaaaagttACTTTAACCCGTATAAAAAAGACCTAATAGGAAAAATATTCCAcccagcaaaaaaaaaaaaaaaaaactacccaaaAGACAGTGATAGAAGAGTATGCCAAACTAATATGGTACAAAAATTGTCGGTAGTCTCAACAAAAGGTTCAAAGGTGTGGACTCccatgttttttaataaaatagtaaattttgtcaaaaaaattagcGGGAAATCACACCTTTGAAACCTTTGTTGAGATTCATATTAAGGAGACATGCATCTTCCGTACTTTCATGAGGTCGGATAACTAAAGTGTTTTGAGTTTGAAGATAAAAAGAGTTAATGATTTAAAAGTCTATATCAAAAGAGAACTTCATTCATATGCTAAAAGAACCACTATATCAAATTTATTATGTCGTGCTAGGGCATTCCCCATTCTTGAGAAGGATatcaaattaaaagataaacCAATAACCATACAAGAAACCATAGAATGAATACAATGATTGGGGGCATCAAGCCCATTTTGAATCCTAGCTTCCAACAAAACAATCGCTTCCTCTGTCGGGTCTTGGACATAGAAGAGATGAGAGGCCCCAATCTTAAAATTTATCTTGTTACGGCAAAATGCATTTGTTGGACACGATTCGACTTTTAATGGTCTCGTAAAAGTCCATTTTAAACCTCTGATCAAAAACCATTTGATTGTATGAGAGTAACCAAAAAAAGGATTCAACCACAATATTCTCTACACACACAATGGTTTGTCGACATGTTGATTTCTAGGGTATTTTCAGGAACAGATCAAGAGTGCCGTTCacaaaatgagaaaaaacaccaaaaaatgCAATAGATCTCAAAATGAGGAAATATGAAGCAATTAAACACAATGTTTCCATGGTGGTTTTCGAGGGGGCGCTCGAATGTCGTGTCAACCATTGAGATGACAACCCTATCAACAAGATCTAAAGGCGACGAATGAGGCTGATGACGATTAATCAGAGAAATCTTTGGAACGGTACAACTCCGCGGAGATGAAAGCTTTTTGGGAAAGAATCCAATTTTGAGGTGGAAGTGAATTGGGGTCGGACGTGATTTAGGGGATAATCCAATTTTAGGGTGAAAGTGATTTGTGGCCGAAAGCGATTTGGGGTTGAAAACATCGATTAACATGGTAAAGGTGTTTGAGAAACAGGACGAGCCGATCAAAACACGATGAAAACGGATATGGGAGGCACTATACACCATTCTCCCTCAAACCCTAGCAGAGGAAATGGAGGGAGCGGCACAAGGACTTAAAAAGCTTATGATAATATAGAGATCGTCTATGATTTAAGTCTTggtaaagagaaaaatattaatataacaatttATATGCCTTCATGTAGGGTCCATATTAATGTTCAAATgggaaaattttaaatatgactAAAAATATCTAAAGGTGTACCTCGAGATTTTAGTAGAATACAATGGTATTCTTTCCCCATTTAAAGTTTTACAAAATGTATTATTACTATATCATAAAGAggtaaatttatatataaaaaaaaaagtaattttctgttgaaaaaaattcaaaacaagtgGAGATGCTATAAAATAAGTGGAGATGTGtagtaaaaaataagttaataataTATAGCCACTAATCAACAGAAAAATAAGACTTCATTAATATATCTAATTCTTAAATTCAACCATTTTAATTTGTTCAACCATATGCCATATATTATAGTTTTAGTTGAAATACTTTACAAGTCTTGATAAGCtagtatttttatatgtttatctATATGCAGTGGGCACATTTCCCTCATATTCACTTTG harbors:
- the LOC11446936 gene encoding putative axial regulator YABBY 2 isoform X2, producing the protein MSMDMIATERVCYVHCNFCNTILAVNVPYSSLLTIVTVRCGHCANLLSVNMVAPLLQPFPPPQLPQKQHIIDEEASSKEIGSSSSKCNKIASFEAVEHPRIPPIRPIEKRHRVPSAYNRFIKEEIQRIKASNPDISHREAFSSAAKNWAHFPHIHFGKQQAKLDHGEGTREKTNGFY
- the LOC11446936 gene encoding putative axial regulator YABBY 2 isoform X1, which codes for MSMDMIATERVCYVHCNFCNTILAVNVPYSSLLTIVTVRCGHCANLLSVNMVAPLLQPFPPPQLPQPQKQHIIDEEASSKEIGSSSSKCNKIASFEAVEHPRIPPIRPIEKRHRVPSAYNRFIKEEIQRIKASNPDISHREAFSSAAKNWAHFPHIHFGKQQAKLDHGEGTREKTNGFY
- the LOC11446936 gene encoding putative axial regulator YABBY 2 isoform X3 translates to MNFHHSSVKHQDQVNVPYSSLLTIVTVRCGHCANLLSVNMVAPLLQPFPPPQLPQPQKQHIIDEEASSKEIGSSSSKCNKIASFEAVEHPRIPPIRPIEKRHRVPSAYNRFIKEEIQRIKASNPDISHREAFSSAAKNWAHFPHIHFGKQQAKLDHGEGTREKTNGFY